In one Vanacampus margaritifer isolate UIUO_Vmar chromosome 11, RoL_Vmar_1.0, whole genome shotgun sequence genomic region, the following are encoded:
- the LOC144060258 gene encoding uncharacterized protein LOC144060258 isoform X2, with amino-acid sequence MESLAVGWTVHTCDQDRDGAVLLKGGNSTNTNHHEQDLFHEDAQGSQQSSQPWWRIKLFVWEPILFGTWDGVFTTCMINIFGVVLFLRTGYLVGNTGVLLGMLLVSMVVLFALVTVMSGIGVCEYCGVGSGGVYSMISTVLGGRVGGTMGLLYVFGQCVASAMYITGFSESVAQLLALRSQWAVRGMSAAVLLALLGINLAGVKWIVRLQLLLLAVLAVSTLDFVIGTFTHLDPAHGFVGYSVGLLSRNALPDYTPGENFFTVFGVFFPAATGVMSGFNMSSDLQRAEHNIPLGTLAAVFTSWFLYLVFVFLLGAICTREALRCDFLIAEKVSLVGFLFLLGLYVSSLASCMGGLYGAPRILQCIAQEKVIPALAFLGRGVNVLAPIVTINFMLTYSFIDYSYFCVVMAFQLKNKDKGSQQKFAREMSTPLIDNSAPDYGSGGESPQRKGTLMEFTKDMDRIFPSASSGVAGPEKSSQGRGTSKEAKQKLMDSFGLDLQNNAFADEQAPEFGKTETSSGPHSTAIGGRSEQHNLDVKPQPDSVYAKFSNHVMALIGALSSLLIMFAIQWAYALANIGVALLLFFYIGKTSPGLHRGVAARFSFFVWLKSTLNSICRRGATPRDEMVVTPSLSGVGLQTKQLTEENADFASRNRYHQSSFIRRDEMVQSPHGDHRAGFFETMKTWLREPVLGLFLWGLAFTLPRPLGAGTPINSSPDAGTTAVYSPSSSSSSEASNTDYDFTSSTSPSSESSAPPSQEDLLLARSADTERTQTRRETGTRSLQTVFGSTEPVTSSLVGTSSEASRDWREASQTQNLPDISTGVSNKVMFTEDSSLLQDSPVSHLRLGDTVSSPSQFLTDSIFTSTTISRAGERTLLSVTSSSSNSSSSSAFTEHSGSHQPPSTWSIPSTGGAETEDYTHSAPSTRSEETRGSSLAQSSLPESSTGSQSLVGPPNTTEHQHILTSEATSHSTPRMSTTDQLDESFSSTPPFVPPVRSPTLASYQEPTAEPSAESSTETVSFSTQTLSQSTEESSSESVGFIFTTAPPLISSTTNQYESRKETTEVFITTTAVTVTERSEVTAEDTSTSTMSASTPLLLATSAFRLSSTSIISTPESPTQAIIPSTTPATSAPTLPQQSSATPTAPLSNTNQAPSSPVAMAEPTDVTTPKQETSAGTLGVTTPTQSQLTTAPHALRSPTRSTEVVYTTRKQKDRLTTEGVTATTTTRVLPTTAAPTTGDPCMSNPCMNGGACLSYERRHFTCRCQQAWTGPTCNQDMDECEKDPCPVGSRCVNTRGSFNCECPLGFDLEDGRTCTKAKTFLGTFSVNRVSHDPSVFKSATMHEIQREIIQLLNASLSHFRGYSRSTLSKKEHDGVHISTVNMFSTSSDVTSAEVHDSIQMFLKNCSSSQSHCHVVTHHKLTYHVESLCVAQKIQCNPERSTCTDVSGTAHCQCLAGYYKHNLDDLSCLECGDGYKLENGTCVSCMFGFGGFNCGNFYKLIAVVVSPAGGALLLILIIALIVTCCKRDKNDLNKIIFKSGDLQMSPYTDFPKSNRISMEWGRETIEMQENGSTKNLLQMTDIYYSPALRNADLERNGLYPFTGLPGSRHSCIYPAQWNPSFTSDDSRRRDYF; translated from the exons ATGGAGTCATTAGCAGTGGGATGGACAGTGCACACCTGTGATCAGGACAGAGATGGAGCAGTTCTCCTGAAGGGGGGGAATTCAACCAACACAAACCATCATGAGCAAGATCTGTTCCATGAAGATGCACAG GGCTCTCAGCAGTCCAGTCAGCCATGGTGGAGAATCAAACTGTTTGTGTGGGAGCCGATTCTTTTTGGTACCTGGGATGGCGTCTTCACCACGTGTATGATTAACATCTTTGGTGTTGTCTTGTTCCTGCGTACTGGCTACTTAGTG GGCAACACAGGTGTCTTACTCGGGATGCTCCTGGTCTCCATGGTGGTTCTGTTTGCTTTGGTGACAGTCATGTCTGGGATTGGAGTGTGTGAGTACTGTGGGGTAGGAAGCGGAGGTGTGTACTCCATGATCTCCACAGTCCTTGGAGGCAGGGTGGGGGGCACTATGGGCCTCCTCTATGTGTTTGGACAA TGTGTCGCCAGCGCTATGTACATCACTGGCTTTTCTGAGTCAGTGGCACAGCTGCTGGCGCTTCGCAGCCAGTGGGCGGTGCGAGGCATGTCTGCTGCAGTACTGCTTGCCCTGCTTGGAATCAACCTGGCAGGTGTCAAGTGGATTGTGCGACTCCAACTGCTGTTGTTGGCGGTGCTGGCCGTCTCCACTTTGGATTTTGTCATTGGCACTTTCACGCACCTTGACCCAG CGCACGGGTTCGTCGGTTATTCTGTTGGTCTGCTCAGCCGCAACGCGCTGCCCGATTACACGCCAGGAGAAAATTTCTTCACAGTCTTCGGGGTCTTCTTCCCCGCTGCTACAG GTGTTATGTCAGGTTTCAACATGAGCTCAGACCTGCAGCGGGCCGAACACAACATCCCGTTGGGAACGCTGGCAGCAGTCTTCACCTC GTGGTTCCTGTATCTGgtctttgtcttcctcctcGGTGCCATTTGTACCAGAGAAGCTCTGCGCTGTGACTTCCTGATAGCAGAAAAG GTCTCCTTGGTGGGTTTCCTGTTTCTGCTGGGCCTCTACGTCTCCTCCCTGGCTTCCTGCATGGGCGGCCTGTATGGAGCGCCCAGGATCCTGCAGTGCATTGCCCAAGAGAAGGTTATCCCTGCACTGGCCTTTCTGGGAAGAGGG GTCAACGTGCTGGCGCCCATCGTCACCATCAACTTCATGCTCACTTACAGCTTCATTGACTACTCCTACTTCTGCGTGGTCATGGCCTTCCAGTTGAAGAACAAAGACAAAGGCAGCCAACAGAAATTCGCCAGAGAGATGTCCACACCTCTGATTGACAACAGTGCGCCTGACTATGGCAGCGGAGGAGAAAGTCCACAGAGGAAGGGCACTTTGATGGAGTTCACCAAGGACATGGATCGGATCTTTCCCTCCGCCTCAAGTGGAGTCGCTGGACCTGAGAAATCCTCACAAGGGAGGGGCACGAGCAAAGAGGCCAAGCAGAAGCTGATGGACAGTTTTGGTTTGGACCTGCAGAATAATGCGTTTGCCGATGAGCAAGCTCCTGAATTTGGGAAAACAGAAACATCTTCTGGGCCTCATAGCACAG CCATTGGAGGTCGATCAGAGCAGCACAACTTAGACGTCAAACCCCAGCCTGACTCAGTCTATGCAAAGTTTAGTAACCACGTCATGGCTCTAATTGGT GCTTTGAGCTCCCTGTTGATCATGTTTGCTATTCAGTGGGCTTATGCACTGGCAAATATAGGTGTTGCCCTGCTGCTTTTCTTCTATATTGGCAAAACCAGCCCTGGACTACACAGAG GGGTTGCAGCTCGATTCAGTTTTTTCGTGTGGCTCAAATCAACATTAAACAGCATTTGCcg GAGGGGGGCGACTCCCAGAGATGAAATGGTAGTGACACCATCTTTGTCGGGGGTCGGCCTTCAAACTAAGCAGCTGACGGAGGAAAATGCTGACTTTGCGTCTCGCAACCGCTACCACCAGTCCTCGTTCATCAGGAGGGATGAGATGGTGCAATCGCCACATGG CGACCACCGCGCTGGCTTCTTTGAAACTATGAAAACGTGGTTGCGGGAGCCCGTCCTCGGCTTGTTCCTGTGGGGGCTGGCGTTCACTCTACCGCGGCCCCTCGGGGCAGGGACCCCCATTAACAGCAGCCCGGATGCGGGGACGACCGCCGTTTACTCtccaagcagcagcagcagcagtgaaGCGAGCAACACGGACTACGATTTCACTTCTTCCACTTCTCCCTCTAGTGAGAGTTCAGCACCCCCATCCCAGGAGGACCTGCTGCTCGCACGCTCTGCGG acACCGAACGAACCCAAACCCGGAGAGAAACAGGCACCAGGTCACTACAGACTGTTTTTGGCTCCACTGAGCCGGTCACCTCCTCCCTGGTCGGCACCTCCTCTGAGGCCAGCAGAGACTGGAGGGAAGCCTCACAAACCCAAAACCTGCCCGACATCTCCACTGGTGTCTCCAACAAAGTGATGTTCACAGAAGACTCCAGCTTGCTGCAGGACAGCCCGGTTTCCCATCTCCGCTTAGGAGACACCGTGTCCTCCCCGTCGCAATTCCTCACCGACAGCATCTTCACCTCCACCACCATCAGTCGGGCCGGAGAGCGGACTTTGCTTTCTGTCACCTCCTCTTCCTCTAACAGCTCCTCATCGTCGGCCTTTACTGAGCACTCCGGCTCCCATCAGCCCCCCTCCACTTGGAGTATTCCATCAACAGGGGGGGCAGAGACGGAGGATTACACTCACAGTGCCCCGTCCACCAGGAGCGAAGAAACCAGAGGCAGCTCTCTTGCACAATCATCACTTCCAGAGTCGTCCACGGGAAGCCAATCTCTCGTTGGACCTCCGAACACTACTGAGCATCAACACATCCTAACATCAGAGGCAACTTCACACTCGACTCCCAGGATGTCCACCACCGACCAATTAGATGAATCCTTCTCGTCCACACCTCCATTCGTCCCGCCCGTAAGAAGCCCCACCCTCGCGTCCTACCAGGAGCCCACAGCGGAACCCTCCGCTGAATCTTCTACCGAGACCGTCAGCTTCAGCACTCAGACCCTCAGCCAGAGCACAGAGGAGAGTTCATCCGAAAGTGTGGGCTTtattttcaccacagctccCCCACTGATTAGCAGTACGACTAATCAGTATGAATCCCGCAAGGAAACGACCGAGGTCTTCATCACCACCACGGCAGTCACTGTCACTGAGAG ATCTGAAGTAACAGCGGAGGATACAAGCACATCAACTATGTCCGCCAGCACCCCTCTGCTACTCGCCACCTCAGCTTTCAGGCTCAGTAGCACATCCATTATCTCCACTCCAGAGTCTCCAACCCAGGCCATCATCCCTTCCACGACCCCCGCAACCAGTGCCCCCACCCTGCCTCAGCAGAGCTCCGCAACCCCAACTGCTCCCCTCTCCAACACCAACCAAGCCCCCTCATCGCCAGTCGCGATGGCTGAGCCCACCGACGTCACCACCCCCAAGCAGGAAACCAGCGCGGGCACGCTGGGCGTCACCACGCCGACCCAAAGCCAACTAACCACTGCTCCTCACGCCCTCCGCAGCCCAACAAGGAGCACGGAGGTTGTGTACACCACTCGTAAACAAAAAGACAGGCTGACTACAGAGGGAGTGACGGCAACAACAACCACTCGTGTGCTCCCCACTACGGCAGCTCCAACAA CAGGAGACCCTTGCATGTCCAACCCATGTATGAACGGAGGGGCATGTTTAAGCTATGAACGTCGTCACTTCACTTGCAGATGTCAACAGGCCTGGACGGGCCCCACTTGCAACCAGG ATATGGATGAGTGTGAGAAGGACCCCTGCCCTGTTGGCTCCAGATGTGTCAACACCAGAGGTTCCTTCAATTGTGAGTGTCCGCTGGGCTTCGACCTGGAGGATGGACGTACGTGCACTAAAG CAAAGACCTTTTTGGGAACATTCAGCGTAAACAGAGTGTCACATGACCCGAGCGTCTTCAAAAGCGCCACCATGCATGAGATCCAGAGGGAGATTATTCAGCTG CTAAACGCCTCCTTGTCTCACTTCAGAGGTTACAGCCGCTCCACGCTCAGTAAGAA AGAACACGACGGTGTTCATATATCGACCGTCAACATGTTCTCCACATCTTCCGACGTGACCAGCGCGGAGGTCCACGACAGCATCCAGATGTTTCTGAAAAACTGCAGCTCTTCTCAGTCTCACTGCCATGTGGTGACGCACCACAAACTCACTTATCACG tggagAGTCTCTGTGTGGCCCAGAAGATTCAGTGCAACCCTGAGCGTTCCACCTGCACTGATGTCAGCGGCACTGCCCATTGCCAATGTCTAGCAGGTTATTACAAACACAACCTTGATGACCTGTCCTGCTTAG aatgTGGGGATGGCTACAAGTTGGAAAACGGCACCTGTGTCTC GTGCATGTTTGGATTTGGAGGATTCAACTGTGGAAATT TTTACAAGCTGATTGCGGTTGTTGTATCGCCTGCGGGGGGCGCCCTGCTCCTTATCCTCATCATTGCGCTTATTGTCACTTGCTGCAA GAGAgacaaaaatgacctcaacaagATCATCTTCAAGAGCGGAGACCTGCAGATGTCGCCATACACCGACTTCCCCAAAAGCAACCGCATCTCCATGGAGTGGGGCCGGGAGACCATCGAGATGCAAGAGAACGGCAGCACCAAGAACTTACTGCAGATGACTGACATTTACTACTCC CCCGCACTGCGCAACGCCGACCTGGAGAGAAATGGCTTGTACCCGTTCACGGGTTTACCGGGATCGCGCCACTCGTGTATCTACCCCGCCCAGTGGAACCCGTCCTTCACAAGTGACGATTCACGTCGCAGAGACTACTTCTAA